In Brevibacillus brevis NBRC 100599, a single genomic region encodes these proteins:
- the asbD gene encoding petrobactin biosynthesis protein AsbD: protein MTRSERIEQIHTIMTEKLKLSHIHTLEESMRLNEDLHIDSIMLLQLIVYIEEDLQLVVPAHELDPRIFQTVGSLLTFVEQLEPQHVSK, encoded by the coding sequence ATGACACGATCAGAAAGAATCGAGCAAATCCATACGATCATGACCGAAAAATTAAAATTATCGCATATTCACACGCTAGAAGAGTCTATGAGATTGAATGAGGATCTACATATAGATTCGATTATGCTATTGCAACTGATTGTGTATATCGAAGAAGATTTGCAATTGGTAGTTCCTGCTCATGAGTTAGATCCACGAATCTTCCAAACGGTTGGATCGCTCCTTACTTTTGTTGAACAGCTGGAACCGCAGCATGTATCGAAATAG